A genome region from Manihot esculenta cultivar AM560-2 chromosome 5, M.esculenta_v8, whole genome shotgun sequence includes the following:
- the LOC110615826 gene encoding type I inositol polyphosphate 5-phosphatase 4 isoform X2, whose product MRDGNSKKSKLSWPKTLVKKWFNFKNKTEEFQADDVVYGGDDEDWRSNFSKREACTIKKSKTERLNKRNSDRVRRSKIDIDAAQVTDVHNYRIFVATWNVAGKSPPSYLNLEDWLHTSPPADIYVLGFQEIVPLNAGNVLGTEDNGPARKWLALIRKTLNSLPGTSGSYHTPSPIPDPIVELDADFEGSTRQKASSFFHRRSFQSLSRSMRMDSDMTMPQPRLDRRFSICDRVIFGHRPSDYDPNFKWGSSDDENGPGDSPVATHYSPNDYSGSFSLEDRDRQMGQSRYCLVASKQMVGIFLTVWVKSDLRDDVRNMKVSCVGRGLMGYLGNKGSISISMSLHQTSFCFICSHLTSGQKEGDELRRNSDVMEILRKTRFPRVHGLGDENSPQTILEHDRIIWLGDLNYRIALSYRTAKALVEMCNWRALLENDQEMLILNSLMVLIFSFG is encoded by the exons ATGAGAGATGGGAACTCGAAGAAAAGCAAG CTTTCATGGCCCAAGACACTGGTCAAGAAGTGGTTCAATTTCAAGAACAAAACTGAGGAATTTCAAGCAGACGATGTCGTTTATGGAG GTGATGATGAAGATTGGAGGAGCAACTTCTCAAAGAGAGAGGCATGCACCATCAAGAAAAGCAAAACAG AGCGATTGAATAAAAGGAACTCTGATCGAGTCCGTAGAAGTAAGATTGACATTGATGCTGCACAAGTCACTGATGTTCACAATTATAG AATTTTTGTAGCAACATGGAATGTGGCTGGAAAATCTCCTCCAAGTTACTTGAACCTTGAAGATTGGCTTCATACTTCTCCTCCTGCTGACATTTATGTTCTTGG GTTTCAAGAAATTGTTCCTCTGAATGCTGGCAATGTATTGGGTACAGAAGACAATGGCCCAGCCAGAAAATGGTTAGCTCTTATTAGGAAGACTCTAAATAGTCTTCCTGGTACAAGTGGCAGTTACCATACGCCTTCCCCCATCCCAGATCCAATTGTAGAATTGgatgcagactttgagggatcAACAAGGCAAAAGGCCTCATCTTTCTTCCACCGGCGCTCCTTTCAATCATTGAGCCGCAGCATGAGAATGGATAGTGACATGACAATGCCACAACCTAGACTTGATCGACGTTTCAGCATCTGCGACAGGGTTATCTTTGGGCATAGACCAAGTGATTATGACCCTAATTTCAAATGGGGTTCGTCGGATGATGAGAATGGTCCTGGGGATTCACCTGTAGCCACTCATTATTCACCAAATGACTATAGTGGATCTTTCTCATTGGAGGACAGAGACAGGCAAATGGGGCAATCAAGGTACTGTTTGGTTGCCAGTAAGCAAATGGTTGGAATATTTCTAACAGTATGGGTAAAGAGTGATCTCAGAGATGATGTTCGCAACATGAAAGTGTCTTGTGTGGGTAGAGGATTGATGGGTTATCTTGGAAATAAG GGTTCAATTTCAATTAGCATGTCATTGCACCAAACGAGCTTTTGCTTCATCTGTAGTCATCTAACATCTGGGCAGAAGGAAGGAGATGAGCTTCGAAGAAACTCTGATGTGATGGAGATCCTTAGGAAAACAAGGTTTCCCAGAGTCCATGGTTTGGGAGATGAGAATTCCCCTCAAACAATTCTAGAACACGA TCGTATTATTTGGCTTGGGGATTTAAACTATCGAATTGCATTGTCTTATCGTACTGCAAAGGCTCTTGTAGAGATGTGCAACTGGAGAGCATTGTTAGAGAATGACCAG GAAATGCTCATTCTCAACTCTCTGATGGTTCTTATTTTCAGCTTCGGATAG
- the LOC110615826 gene encoding type I inositol polyphosphate 5-phosphatase 4 isoform X1, with protein sequence MRDGNSKKSKLSWPKTLVKKWFNFKNKTEEFQADDVVYGGDDEDWRSNFSKREACTIKKSKTERLNKRNSDRVRRSKIDIDAAQVTDVHNYRIFVATWNVAGKSPPSYLNLEDWLHTSPPADIYVLGFQEIVPLNAGNVLGTEDNGPARKWLALIRKTLNSLPGTSGSYHTPSPIPDPIVELDADFEGSTRQKASSFFHRRSFQSLSRSMRMDSDMTMPQPRLDRRFSICDRVIFGHRPSDYDPNFKWGSSDDENGPGDSPVATHYSPNDYSGSFSLEDRDRQMGQSRYCLVASKQMVGIFLTVWVKSDLRDDVRNMKVSCVGRGLMGYLGNKGSISISMSLHQTSFCFICSHLTSGQKEGDELRRNSDVMEILRKTRFPRVHGLGDENSPQTILEHDRIIWLGDLNYRIALSYRTAKALVEMCNWRALLENDQLRIEQRWGRVFEGWNEGSIYFPPTYKYSNNSDRYAGDERYPKEKRRTPAWCDRILWYGRGLYQLSYVRGESRFSDHRPVYSIFLAEVESINRSRIKKSMSCSSSRIEVEELLPQALGYTELNFF encoded by the exons ATGAGAGATGGGAACTCGAAGAAAAGCAAG CTTTCATGGCCCAAGACACTGGTCAAGAAGTGGTTCAATTTCAAGAACAAAACTGAGGAATTTCAAGCAGACGATGTCGTTTATGGAG GTGATGATGAAGATTGGAGGAGCAACTTCTCAAAGAGAGAGGCATGCACCATCAAGAAAAGCAAAACAG AGCGATTGAATAAAAGGAACTCTGATCGAGTCCGTAGAAGTAAGATTGACATTGATGCTGCACAAGTCACTGATGTTCACAATTATAG AATTTTTGTAGCAACATGGAATGTGGCTGGAAAATCTCCTCCAAGTTACTTGAACCTTGAAGATTGGCTTCATACTTCTCCTCCTGCTGACATTTATGTTCTTGG GTTTCAAGAAATTGTTCCTCTGAATGCTGGCAATGTATTGGGTACAGAAGACAATGGCCCAGCCAGAAAATGGTTAGCTCTTATTAGGAAGACTCTAAATAGTCTTCCTGGTACAAGTGGCAGTTACCATACGCCTTCCCCCATCCCAGATCCAATTGTAGAATTGgatgcagactttgagggatcAACAAGGCAAAAGGCCTCATCTTTCTTCCACCGGCGCTCCTTTCAATCATTGAGCCGCAGCATGAGAATGGATAGTGACATGACAATGCCACAACCTAGACTTGATCGACGTTTCAGCATCTGCGACAGGGTTATCTTTGGGCATAGACCAAGTGATTATGACCCTAATTTCAAATGGGGTTCGTCGGATGATGAGAATGGTCCTGGGGATTCACCTGTAGCCACTCATTATTCACCAAATGACTATAGTGGATCTTTCTCATTGGAGGACAGAGACAGGCAAATGGGGCAATCAAGGTACTGTTTGGTTGCCAGTAAGCAAATGGTTGGAATATTTCTAACAGTATGGGTAAAGAGTGATCTCAGAGATGATGTTCGCAACATGAAAGTGTCTTGTGTGGGTAGAGGATTGATGGGTTATCTTGGAAATAAG GGTTCAATTTCAATTAGCATGTCATTGCACCAAACGAGCTTTTGCTTCATCTGTAGTCATCTAACATCTGGGCAGAAGGAAGGAGATGAGCTTCGAAGAAACTCTGATGTGATGGAGATCCTTAGGAAAACAAGGTTTCCCAGAGTCCATGGTTTGGGAGATGAGAATTCCCCTCAAACAATTCTAGAACACGA TCGTATTATTTGGCTTGGGGATTTAAACTATCGAATTGCATTGTCTTATCGTACTGCAAAGGCTCTTGTAGAGATGTGCAACTGGAGAGCATTGTTAGAGAATGACCAG CTTCGGATAGAGCAGAGGTGGGGGCGAGTCTTTGAGGGATGGAATGAAGGGAGCATTTACTTTCCTCCCACATACAAGTATTCCAATAATTCAGACCGATATGCTGGGGATGAGAGGTACCCAAAGGAGAAGCGAAGAACCCCTGCATG GTGCGACCGCATATTGTGGTATGGAAGAGGCCTCTATCAGTTGTCTTACGTACGTGGGGAATCAAGGTTCTCTGATCATAGACCAGTTTATAGCATATTTCTAGCAGAGGTTGAGTCCATAAATCGCAGCCGAATCAAGAAAAGCATGAGTTGTTCTAGTTCCAGAATTGAGGTAGAGGAGCTACTGCCACAGGCACTTGGATACACTGAGCTCAATTTCTTTTAA